One segment of Gopherus evgoodei ecotype Sinaloan lineage chromosome 20, rGopEvg1_v1.p, whole genome shotgun sequence DNA contains the following:
- the AHDC1 gene encoding AT-hook DNA-binding motif-containing protein 1 isoform X3, whose translation MLELRGQRNSDPGPRPHCRQSQGSLAPLPRASQILEDGSSLACQPIGLENGASPPAEWFQRAQGSGLRQPHSEADGGERNFKVNLHCKHSRPRELKCNSRSSKAEGPCIGFPDTHVSNCSTKRHPGEEEFRMRVKPPGPVVTSGAIRSSPDYVREPKFYQAGHPGQRPAACPAEKALSCSVLSFPEGSCPALGREHQSSSLLHGDPADRCQSLHALGPTKGEDFSANALGCASDPQILVGGLDETATHDRAPKTFSNATLASSRCNVDNIVLLLKSKCGNGRINLHPVVQLIDIMKDLSRLSEDLKNSGVHLDCGSLRLNSHPAPSEESRTLASTGDRDLQYSFFSSATLANSIRSPEERVAQCNAKPELPRQTHPAPSEKEMEGGRESPQVPGCQSSAAPASKPPGNQDEASCSEPDPTDYSELADADILSELASLGCPGAQLLESQSLEPQPQLLSAQELDSQSQLLDSQSLESQPRLLDAQTLEPLPESLELQSLEPLPESLGLQSLEPLSESLELQSLEPLSESLELQSLEPLSEPLGLQALDTLPESLDPQLLDSQAQLLDPEAQLLDNPSLGPLPKLLEPQPQLMAAEPLGSHPLQPRLGSCRLGEVMKRGSCAGRGMGRGGDDHRKYALRRTDKPKMLGRRRRAGRGRRAEVSAESRVLPLAMPAEVVLGPAEPSVSILLAAPALEADDVQKAALQAKKGKCRGVRKMVVKMAKIPVSLGRRNKTTYKVSSLSSNLSVEGKELTARTSMEPTPLLKMKNNGRNVVVVFPPGEMPIILKRKRGRPPKNLLLGPGKPKEPTPEVKKRRRRKQKLASPQPSYIADTNDSKADYSDVLAKLAFLNRQSQCSGRCSPPRCWTPSEPESIHQAPDTQSISHFLHRVQGFRRRGGKAGGFGGRGGGHAARSSRCSFSDFFEGIGKKKKAPAAVHADPVHPRKRGRPEPDSVGKPKRKRRARKNGVLFPEQNPSQNFSDGTSEWAGDKGSPWAPHHSHLSSQASRNCSYQGAESRAFHSSALESSSSSRASFFTGSNPSSQTEVSQERHNLFTGYFRSLLDSDDSSDLLDFALSASRSESRKSSATYTAPPNTMPSQRGLASYPGRSAKVTPAAAATTEAPFHAVMPSRQSFSHSRAAGYGVSQAASDCRGADAFQKLVPPSAVSRSPTAHPTATTSYAQYGSYGSGQSVTPSSVFQPGKQYPAAQDCPNNKDCSFAYGSGNSLPSSPSSAHSAGYAQQTVGPSLPLSKASFFTSSEPGQFSSSSHTPLRCDSRASTVSPGGYMVPKGSAAFQPSSENCRQFPSAAQWTFRQGYGGLDWSSEAFSQLYNPGFECHINEPNVILDISNYTPQKAKQQTVSETFSESSSDSTQFNQPAGYRRANSEASSSEGQSSLSSLEKLMMDWNEASSAPGYNWNQSVLFQSSSKPGRGRRKKVDMFDASHLNFSSSSSSSSVYPSKRSTGPRQPRGSRGACASKKERGTGKAKFPTKAQQVNALFQESTDLGLDYYSGDSSMSPLPSQSRGFGLGEREPGDYAGPYSMNPSTPSDGTFVQGFQSDSPSLGQTDLESKHFPALPHQLAAPAQQTVFEASLQKAFSPNCSPTLAFKEDLRPSDIRKLPACESLKHSMPGSGLPHPAHMACRDLPMPQPLYDSPSCKNPSYWYSPNSSTRSPPYENKPGASLLVDFMGRADASCLNPHLSNPNTSKGEKEPLEMARAHHRGAYACPLMNDLNISPVPRDSMLQLQDNYRYPSFPPQGHPIMAAAQKSGFLGPMVEQHPEDTFTVTSL comes from the exons AGAACTCAAGTGTAACAGCCGGAGCAGCAAGGCCGAGG GTCCATGCATCGGCTTCCCCGATACCCATGTCAGCAACTGTTCCACCAAGAGGCACCCGGGGGAGGAGGAGTTCAGGATGCGCGTGAAGCCCCCAGGCCCAGTGGTAACGTCTGGTGCCATCCGCAGCTCACCTGACTACGTCCGCGAGCCCAAGTTCTACCAGGCAGGCCATCCTGGGCAGAGGCCGGCAGCGTGCCCGGCAGAGAAGGCCTTATCCTGTAGCGTGCTGAGCTTCCCTGAGGGTTCCTGCCCGGCGCTGGGCCGGGAGCACCAGTCCAGCTCACTGCTCCATGGGGACCCGGCTGACAGGTGCCAGAGCCTCCACGCCCTTGGTCCCACCAAGGGAGAGGACTTCTCGGCCAACGCTCTGGGCTGCGCCAGCGACCCCCAGATCCTGGTAGGGGGCCTGGATGAGACAGCCACCCACGACCGCGCCCCCAAGACCTTCTCCAATGCGACGTTGGCCTCCAGCCGCTGTAACGTCGACAACATCGTCTTGCTGCTGAAGAGCAAGTGTGGCAACGGGCGAATCAACCTCCACCCGGTGGTGCAGCTGATCGACATCATGAAGGACCTCAGTCGGCTCTCTGAGGACCTGAAGAACAGCGGTGTCCACCTGGACTGTGGCAGCCTGCGGCTCAACAGCCACCCAGCCCCCAGCGAGGAGAGCCGGACGCTGGCCAGCACCGGGGACCGAGATCTCCAGTACAGCTTCTTCTCCTCAGCCACGCTGGCCAACAGCATTCGCAGCCCAGAGGAGAGGGTGGCACAGTGCAACGCCAAACCCGAGCTGCCCAGGCAGACTCACCCTGCCCCCTCTGAGAAGGAGATGGAAGGAGGCAGGGAAAGTCCCCAGGTACCAGGATGCCAGAGCAGCGCTGCCCCGGCCTCAAAGCCACCCGGCAACCAGGACGAAGCCAGCTGCTCCGAGCCAGACCCCACGGATTACTCGGAGCTGGCTGACGCAGATATACTGAGTGAACTGGCCTCGCTGGGCTGTCCaggggcccagctgctggagtctcagtctctggagccccagccccagtTGCTATCAGCCCAGGAGCTCGATTCCCAGTCCCAGTTACTAGATTCTCAATCTCTTGAGTCCCAGCCTCGGCTCCTAGATGCCCAGACTCTGGAGCCCCTGCCCGAGTCCCTGGAGCTGCAGAGTTTGGAGCCGCTGCCAGAGTCGCTGGGCCTCCAGTCTCTAGAGCCCTTGTCCGAGTCTCTGGAGCTCCAGTCTCTAGAGCCCTTGTCGGAGTCTCTGGAGCTCCAGTCTCTGGAGCCCCTGTCTGAGCCTCTGGGACTCCAGGCCCTGGATACTCTGCCCGAATCATTGGATCCCCAGCTCTTAGACTCCCAAGCCCAGCTGCTTGATCCTGAGGCCCAGTTACTGGACAATCCGTCCCTAGGGCCCCTGCCCAAGTTGCTggagccgcagccccagctcatggCAGCCGAGCCCCTGGGGTCCCATCCACTCCAGCCCCGCCTCGGTAGCTGCCGGCTGGGAGAGGTGATGAAGCGGGGCTCCTGCGCGGGGCGGGgcatggggcggggcggggatgACCACCGGAAATACGCGCTGCGCAGAACAGACAAACCAAAGATGCTCGGTCGCCGGcggcgggcggggcggggccggaggGCGGAGGTCTCTGCCGAGAGCCGAGTCCTTCCCCTGGCCATGCCAGCAGAGGTAGTGCTGGGGCCAGCCGAGCCCAGCGTCTCCATCCTGCTGGCAGCTCCCGCCCTGGAGGCCGACGATGTCCAGAAGGCAGCCCTGCAGGCCAAGAAGGGCAAATGCCGCGGGGTGCGCAAGATGGTGGTGAAGATGGCCAAGATCCCCGTCTCCTTGGGGAGGAGGAACAAGACCACCTACAAGGTCTCCTCCCTCAGCAGCAACCTGAGCGTGGAGGGCAAGGAGCTGACGGCCCGCACCTCCATGGAGCCCACCCCGCTGCTGAAGATGAAGAACAACGGCCGCAATGTGGTGGTGGTCTTCCCCCCGGGGGAGATGCCCATCATCCTGAAGCGCAAACGGGGGCGGCCCCCCAAAAACCTGCTGCTGGGGCCAGGCAAGCCTAAGGAGCCCACCCCGGAggtgaagaagaggaggaggaggaagcagaagcTGGCCTCGCCCCAGCCCTCCTACATCGCCGACACCAACGACAGCAAGGCCGACTACTCGGATGTGCTAGCCAAGCTGGCCTTCCTGAACcggcagagccagtgctcagggcgcTGCTCCCCACCACGCTGCTGGACCCCCAGTGAGCCCGAGTCCATCCACCAGGCCCCTGACACGCAGAGCATCTCCCACTTCCTGCACAGGGTGCAGGGCTTCCGCCGGCGCGGGGGCAAGGCGGGCGGCTTTGGCGGGCGGGGAGGGGGCCATGCCGCCCGCTCGTCCCGCTGTTCCTTCAGCGACTTCTTCGAGGGTATCGGGAAGAAGAAGAAGGCCCCTGCCGCCGTGCACGCTGACCCCGTCCACCCTCGTAAGAGGGGCCGGCCAGAGCCGGATTCCGTGGGGAAGCCCAAGCGGAAGAGGCGGGCTCGCAAGAACGGGGTGCTCTTTCCAGAGCAGAACCCCAGCCAGAACTTCAGTGACGGCACCTCGGAGTGGGCCGGGGACAAGGGGAGCCCATGGGCACCCCACCACAGCCACCTCTCCAGCCAGGCTAGCAGGAACTGCAGCTACCAAGGGGCAGAGTCCCGGGCATTCCACTCGTCGGCGCTGGAGTCCAGCTCTTCCAGCCGGGCCAGCTTCTTCACCGGGAGCAACCCGTCCTCCCAGACGGAGGTCAGCCAGGAGAGGCACAACCTCTTCACCGGCTACTTCCGCTCCCTGCTGGACTCGGACGACTCCTCGGACCTGCTGGACTTTGCCCTTTCAGCCTCGCGGTCCGAGTCACGGAAGTCCTCAGCCACCTACACGGCCCCGCCCAACACCATGCCCAGCCAGCGGGGCCTGGCCTCCTACCCTGGCAGGAGCGCCAAAGTCACTCCCGCTGCTGCCGCCACCACCGAGGCACCCTTCCATGCAGTCATGCCAAGCCGGCAGTCCTTCTCCCACAGCCGGGCAGCCGGCTATGGGGTCTCCCAGGCCGCCTCGGATTGCCGTGGGGCCGACGCTTTCCAGAAGCTGGTGCCGCCCTCGGCCGTCTCCAGGTCGCCCACCGCTCACCCCACCGCCACCACCAGCTATGCCCAGTACGGTAGCTACGGCTCGGGGCAGAGCGTGACGCCCTCCAGTGTGTTCCAGCCGGGAAAGCAGTACCCCGCTGCCCAAGACTGTCCCAACAACAAGGACTGCAGCTTCGCCTACGGCAGTGGGAACAGCCTCCCTTCGTCCCCCAGCAGCGCCCACAGCGCCGGCTACGCCCAGCAGACAGTGGGGCCCAGCTTGCCGCTCAGCAAGGCCTCCTTCTTCACCAGCTCCGAGCCGGGCCAGTTCTCCAGCTCCTCGCACACACCCCTAAGGTGCGACAGCCGGGCCAGCACCGTGTCCCCTGGCGGCTACATGGTCCCCAAAGGTTCCGCTGCTTTCCAGCCCTCGTCCGAGAACTGCCGACagttccccagcgctgcccagtgGACTTTCCGACAAGGCTACGGGGGCCTGGACTGGAGCTCCGAGGCCTTCAGCCAGCTCTATAACCCGGGCTTCGAGTGCCACATCAACGAACCTAACGTCATCCTGGACATCTCCAACTACACCCCCCAGAAGGCCAAGCAGCAGACGGTCTCGGAGACCTTTTCTGAGTCCTCCTCCGACAGCACCCAGTTCAACCAGCCGGCCGGGTACAGGCGGGCCAACAGCGAGGCCTCGTCCAGCGAAGGCCAGTCCAGCCTGTCCAGCCTGGAGAAGCTCATGATGGACTGGAACGAGGCCTCCTCGGCCCCGGGTTACAACTGGAATCAGAGCGTCCTGTTCCAAAGCAGCTCCAAGCCCGGGCGGGGAAGGCGGAAGAAGGTGGACATGTTTGATGCCTCCCATCTGaacttctcttcctcttcttcctcctcctcggtGTATCCCTCCAAGAGGAGCACGGGGCCCAGGCAACCACGGGGCTCCCGAGGGGCCTGCGCCTCCAAGAAGGAGCGGGGCACAGGGAAGGCCAAGTTCCCCACCAAAGCCCAGCAGGTCAACGCGCTGTTTCAAGAGAGCACAGACTTGGGGCTGGATTATTACAGCGGcgacagcagcatgtccccactcccctcccagtccCGGGGCTTCGGGCTCGGCGAGCGAGAGCCGGGCGACTACGCTGGGCCCTACTCCATGAACCCCTCCACCCCTTCCGACGGGACCTTCGTCCAAGGCTTTCAGAGCGATTCCCCCAGCCTGGGCCAGACGGACTTGGAGAGCAAACACTTCCCCGCCCTGCCGCACCAGCTGGCCGCCCCGGCCCAGCAGACTGTGTTCGAAGCCAGCTTGCAGAAAGCCTTCTCGCCCAACTGCTCCCCGACCCTGGCCTTCAAGGAGGATCTGCGGCCGAGCGACATCCGCAAGCTGCCAGCCTGTGAATCACTCAAGCACAGCATGCCAGGGAGCGGCCTGCCCCACCCTGCGCACATGGCCTGCCGAGACCTCCCCATGCCTCAGCCCCTCTACGACTCCCCCAGCTGCAAAAACCCTAGCTACTGGTACTCGCCCAACTCCAGCACCCGGAGCCCCCCCTACGAGAACAAACCTGGGGCCAGCCTGCTGGTGGACTTCATGGGGAGGGCTGACgcctcctgcctcaacccccatCTGAGCAACCCCAACACCTCCAAGGGCGAGAAGGAGCCCCTCGAGATGGCCAGGGCTCACCACCGGGGGGCGTACGCTTGCCCCTTGATGAATGACTTGAATATCTCCCCAGTACCGAGAGACTCTATGCTGCAGCTGCAGGACAACTACAGGTACCCGAGCTTCCCGCCCCAAGGGCATCCCATCATGGCCGCGGCCCAGAAGAGCGGGTTTTTGGGTCCAATGGTAGAGCAACACCCCGAGGACACTTTTACAGTCACCTCATTGTAG